Proteins from one Candidatus Desulfovibrio trichonymphae genomic window:
- a CDS encoding 3-isopropylmalate dehydratase small subunit: MNYKGTAHTVGDHIDTDAIIPARYLVTTDEKILGVKCMSGLAPDWVKRVRKGDILVGGRNFGCGSSREHAPIAILGAGMPVVIAHSFARIFYRNAFNMGLLLMEAGDEANKIQEGDELEIIPEEGRVRDITRGLEIVCPPLPASMSGILAAGGLVGYVKERLQKS; the protein is encoded by the coding sequence ATGAACTACAAAGGTACAGCCCACACAGTGGGAGACCATATTGACACGGACGCCATTATCCCTGCACGTTATCTCGTTACCACGGACGAAAAGATTCTTGGCGTAAAATGCATGTCAGGTCTCGCACCGGACTGGGTCAAGCGCGTACGCAAAGGTGACATTCTGGTGGGCGGGCGCAACTTTGGCTGCGGTTCTTCGCGTGAACACGCGCCCATAGCCATTCTGGGGGCGGGCATGCCTGTGGTCATTGCCCACAGCTTTGCGCGTATTTTTTACCGCAACGCCTTCAATATGGGCCTCTTGCTTATGGAGGCGGGTGATGAGGCAAACAAAATTCAGGAAGGCGACGAACTGGAAATCATCCCCGAAGAAGGGCGCGTCCGCGACATAACACGCGGCCTTGAGATCGTTTGCCCGCCGCTGCCCGCATCCATGTCAGGAATTCTGGCGGCCGGCGGGCTGGTGGGTTATGTCAAAGAACGTCTCCAAAAATCCTGA
- the leuB gene encoding 3-isopropylmalate dehydrogenase, producing MKKHICLLEGDGIGPEILAQGVDAITTAARKTGHELTFAKALIGGAALDATGEPLPSETVETCRNADAVYLAAVGGPKWDAANPEKRPEKGLLGIRKSLGLFANLRPAMLMPELAGACLLHPKTAAEGLDLIVVRELTGDVYFGEPRGIIMRDGLRTGVNTMLYTEEGIRRIAKVAFETARLRRKKVCSVDKSNVLETSRLWREVVIAVHKDYGDVELSHMYVDNAAMQLVRAPSQFDVILTGNLFGDILSDEAAVITGSLGMLPSSALGDDGPGLFEPTHGSAPDIAGQDKANPLAAILSGAMLLRLGLNIPEAASLVENAVRQALRDGFRTFDIMEPGKTLVGCRAMGQKVIENIGKAY from the coding sequence ATGAAAAAACACATATGTCTGCTTGAAGGCGACGGCATCGGCCCGGAAATTCTCGCACAGGGCGTTGACGCCATCACGACAGCCGCCCGCAAGACCGGCCATGAACTGACATTTGCAAAGGCGCTGATAGGCGGGGCGGCCCTGGACGCCACAGGTGAGCCCCTGCCCTCGGAAACAGTGGAAACATGCCGCAATGCCGACGCAGTGTATCTTGCCGCCGTCGGCGGCCCGAAATGGGATGCCGCAAATCCGGAGAAAAGGCCGGAGAAGGGTTTGCTCGGCATACGCAAAAGCCTTGGCCTGTTCGCCAACCTGCGCCCGGCCATGCTGATGCCCGAACTCGCCGGCGCGTGCCTGTTGCACCCCAAAACAGCCGCCGAGGGGCTGGATCTGATCGTTGTGCGCGAACTCACGGGTGATGTTTACTTTGGCGAGCCGCGCGGCATTATCATGCGCGACGGCCTGCGCACGGGCGTCAACACCATGCTGTACACGGAAGAAGGAATCCGCCGCATCGCAAAAGTGGCCTTTGAAACAGCACGGCTACGCCGTAAAAAAGTATGCTCTGTCGACAAAAGCAACGTGCTTGAAACCTCGCGCCTGTGGCGTGAGGTCGTTATTGCCGTGCACAAAGACTACGGCGATGTGGAACTCAGCCACATGTATGTGGACAACGCGGCCATGCAGCTTGTGCGCGCGCCTTCACAGTTTGACGTTATCCTCACCGGCAATCTTTTCGGCGATATCCTTTCAGACGAGGCGGCCGTGATTACAGGCTCGCTCGGTATGCTGCCTTCATCTGCACTTGGGGACGACGGGCCCGGACTTTTTGAACCGACACACGGCTCGGCACCGGATATAGCGGGGCAGGACAAGGCAAATCCCCTTGCCGCCATTCTTTCCGGCGCCATGCTGCTGCGCCTTGGGCTGAACATACCCGAAGCGGCTTCCCTTGTTGAGAACGCGGTTCGCCAAGCACTGCGCGATGGTTTTCGCACTTTCGATATTATGGAACCGGGAAAAACCTTGGTCGGCTGCAGGGCTATGGGCCAAAAAGTCATTGAAAATATTGGCAAGGCATACTAA
- a CDS encoding class I SAM-dependent methyltransferase: MRRFYQESWQGIPFTAFSHISFFHLAEPRFYAIFYEELFRRYKNWDSLPAGWRANKRKDACWLAGRLRAMQKKTGPVRVLSIGSGVGYMEKMLLDEMPKIELHVNEPSTVGMKWLRKHIPVERIYIGLPPACLPSDVCYDMIYLSAVDYGIPTRGMAHLLGELRALLAPGGELMCLSASLLQEDSFIGSLVNTLKIIIRGVLHCLSIRRQQFWGWRRTRTEYHRLFLQAEFKDIEDGRLNDGFDTYWIRGA; this comes from the coding sequence GTGCGGCGTTTTTATCAGGAAAGCTGGCAGGGAATACCGTTTACCGCCTTTTCGCACATTTCCTTTTTTCATCTGGCGGAACCGCGCTTTTACGCCATTTTCTATGAAGAACTCTTCCGCCGCTACAAAAACTGGGACTCTTTGCCAGCTGGCTGGCGCGCCAACAAGCGCAAGGACGCCTGCTGGCTTGCCGGGCGCCTGCGCGCCATGCAGAAAAAAACCGGCCCGGTGCGTGTGCTCTCCATCGGCAGCGGCGTAGGCTATATGGAAAAAATGCTGCTGGACGAAATGCCGAAGATAGAACTGCACGTCAATGAGCCAAGCACTGTCGGCATGAAATGGCTGCGCAAGCATATCCCGGTCGAGCGCATATATATCGGCCTGCCTCCCGCCTGTTTGCCTTCTGACGTCTGCTACGACATGATATACCTTTCCGCAGTGGATTACGGCATCCCCACACGCGGAATGGCGCATCTGCTCGGTGAGCTGCGCGCACTGCTCGCCCCGGGCGGCGAGCTGATGTGTCTTTCCGCATCGTTGCTGCAGGAGGATTCCTTTATAGGCAGTCTTGTCAATACACTCAAAATAATTATACGCGGGGTACTGCACTGCCTCAGCATTCGCCGCCAGCAGTTCTGGGGTTGGCGGCGCACAAGGACGGAATACCACCGCCTTTTCCTTCAGGCTGAATTTAAAGACATCGAAGACGGCCGCCTCAACGACGGGTTTGACACATACTGGATTCGCGGCGCGTGA
- a CDS encoding phosphoglycerate kinase produces the protein MPIKQLQEVDIKRKTLVIRQDLNAPMKDGHITNDKRIRAALSTIETALAGGAGVIVLSHLGRPTEEQYEEQFSLKPVAERLTKLLGLAVPLVAGFEDAKAAPGQCVLMENVRFLKGEKKNDPTLAAKLAALGDVYVMDAFGAAHRAHASTEGAVHLAPVACVGLLMAAELAAFAKVMDRPQRPLVAVIGGSKVSTKLGILKNLLDKIDSLIVGGGIANTFLAAAGCNVGASFCERDLIPEAEKIMNQAKTQGKELPLPVDLVTAAELAPGQKAVSREAGAVQDKEMILDIGPKTVERYAALLDKAATVVWNGPVGAFETDPFGAGTKALATILANSKAFVVVGGGDSVAAVEGYGLADKMGYISTGSGASLELLEGKVLPSVAALEDRG, from the coding sequence ATGCCCATTAAACAATTACAAGAGGTTGATATCAAAAGAAAAACACTTGTTATCCGGCAGGATCTCAATGCCCCTATGAAAGACGGGCATATCACGAACGACAAGCGCATCCGCGCCGCTTTGTCCACCATAGAAACAGCGCTTGCCGGTGGTGCAGGCGTTATTGTGCTTTCGCATTTGGGCCGTCCGACAGAAGAACAGTACGAAGAGCAGTTTTCACTCAAGCCCGTAGCCGAGCGTCTGACGAAACTGTTGGGCCTTGCCGTGCCGCTTGTCGCCGGGTTTGAAGACGCCAAGGCCGCTCCGGGGCAGTGCGTGTTGATGGAAAATGTGCGTTTTCTCAAAGGCGAAAAAAAAAATGACCCGACGCTTGCCGCGAAACTCGCGGCACTTGGTGATGTGTATGTGATGGACGCCTTCGGCGCGGCCCACCGTGCGCACGCCTCTACCGAAGGGGCGGTTCACCTTGCGCCTGTAGCATGCGTCGGCCTGCTGATGGCTGCCGAGCTTGCGGCTTTCGCCAAAGTGATGGACAGGCCGCAACGGCCGCTTGTCGCCGTCATCGGAGGTTCCAAGGTTTCCACAAAACTGGGCATTCTGAAGAATTTGCTTGACAAGATAGATAGCCTGATTGTGGGCGGTGGCATTGCCAATACCTTTCTGGCCGCGGCGGGCTGCAATGTGGGGGCCTCGTTTTGCGAAAGGGATTTGATTCCCGAAGCTGAAAAAATCATGAATCAGGCAAAAACCCAGGGCAAGGAACTGCCTTTGCCGGTAGACCTGGTGACGGCCGCTGAACTGGCGCCCGGCCAAAAGGCCGTGTCACGAGAGGCCGGCGCTGTGCAGGACAAAGAGATGATTCTGGATATAGGCCCAAAAACTGTGGAACGTTATGCCGCGTTGCTGGACAAGGCGGCAACCGTTGTCTGGAACGGGCCTGTGGGCGCGTTTGAAACCGATCCCTTCGGCGCGGGCACAAAGGCTCTGGCAACTATCCTGGCGAATTCAAAAGCTTTTGTTGTCGTGGGCGGCGGCGATTCTGTGGCGGCAGTGGAAGGCTATGGCCTGGCGGACAAAATGGGGTATATTTCAACCGGCAGCGGCGCGTCGCTGGAACTTCTGGAGGGCAAAGTGCTGCCTTCCGTCGCCGCGCTGGAAGATCGCGGATAA
- the tkt gene encoding transketolase, producing the protein MPTRRECANAVRALAIDAIEKAGSGHPGAPLGMADMAEALWRHGFRHNPSNPAWPDRDRFVLSNGHASMLYYAVLHLTGYDISLADIKNFRQWGSKTPGHPENHVCPGVEMTTGPLGQGIASAVGMALAERMLAARFNTNEHCVVDHRTYVFCGDGCLMEGVSHEACSLAGIWGLGKLIVLYDSNGISIDGRIDDWYNEDVAARFIAYGWQVIGPVDGHDGAALDAALAAARAEIAHPSLVVCRTHIGFGSPKADSEKSHGAPLGAKAAQAARKTLNWTEPPFVVPETVYAAWNARAAGQEAEDRWNATFASYKKVFPESAAEFSRRMAGDLPTDWSAFMQNLLCEVLDEKENAATRAASQKVLEHLVPRMPELIGGSADLSGSVGTAVKASQRLNTATYKGNYLSYGVREFGMGTIMNGLALHGGFMPYAGTFMAFSDQAKNAVRLAALMGLRLVWVFTHDSIGVGEDGPTHQPVEQIAALRATPNLLLWRPCDSVETVAAWKCALASRHTPVCLSLSRQKLQFMPRDAAQLAVVAKGGYVLHDCEGAPEIILLATGSEVALAVETAERLAAPEEGSRRARVVSLPCAEIFDAQDDGYKESVLPDACRARIAVEAAAPDYWRKYVGLDGAVLGMATFGASAPASVLCERFGFTSDHLLNMAKALLSATDKKVHQ; encoded by the coding sequence ATGCCCACGCGAAGAGAATGCGCTAACGCCGTTCGCGCACTTGCCATTGACGCCATTGAAAAAGCCGGTTCCGGCCATCCCGGTGCGCCGCTCGGCATGGCCGACATGGCCGAAGCCCTCTGGCGGCATGGCTTCAGGCACAATCCGTCAAATCCCGCCTGGCCTGACCGGGATCGTTTTGTGCTTTCCAACGGCCACGCCTCCATGCTCTATTATGCGGTGCTGCATCTTACAGGCTATGACATCTCCCTCGCCGACATAAAGAACTTTCGCCAGTGGGGTTCAAAAACGCCGGGCCATCCGGAAAATCATGTCTGCCCCGGCGTGGAAATGACAACCGGGCCCCTCGGTCAGGGCATAGCCTCAGCCGTGGGCATGGCGCTTGCCGAACGCATGCTTGCCGCACGCTTCAATACGAACGAGCACTGTGTGGTGGATCACCGCACCTACGTCTTTTGTGGCGACGGATGCCTGATGGAAGGCGTTTCGCACGAAGCCTGTTCCCTTGCAGGGATTTGGGGTCTGGGCAAACTCATTGTGCTGTATGATTCCAACGGCATATCCATAGACGGCCGTATTGACGACTGGTACAATGAAGATGTCGCGGCGCGATTTATCGCTTACGGCTGGCAGGTCATCGGCCCGGTTGACGGGCACGATGGAGCAGCCCTGGACGCGGCGCTGGCCGCGGCACGGGCAGAAATAGCCCACCCGAGTCTTGTTGTCTGCCGCACGCACATTGGCTTCGGCTCACCCAAGGCCGACTCGGAAAAAAGCCACGGTGCCCCTCTTGGCGCGAAAGCCGCGCAGGCCGCGCGAAAAACTCTGAACTGGACAGAACCTCCCTTTGTCGTCCCCGAAACTGTCTATGCAGCCTGGAACGCCCGCGCGGCAGGACAGGAGGCTGAAGACAGATGGAATGCGACCTTTGCCTCCTACAAAAAAGTTTTTCCGGAGTCGGCTGCGGAATTTTCCCGGCGCATGGCCGGAGATCTGCCGACTGACTGGTCAGCGTTCATGCAAAATCTGCTGTGCGAAGTGCTGGACGAAAAGGAAAACGCGGCTACGCGCGCGGCTTCCCAAAAAGTGCTGGAACATCTTGTGCCGCGCATGCCGGAGTTGATCGGTGGTTCGGCGGATTTGTCCGGTTCTGTGGGTACTGCCGTAAAAGCCTCACAACGCCTCAATACAGCGACATACAAAGGCAATTATCTCTCTTATGGTGTCCGGGAGTTCGGCATGGGCACCATTATGAACGGACTTGCCCTGCACGGCGGCTTTATGCCCTACGCCGGCACGTTCATGGCTTTTTCGGATCAGGCAAAAAACGCCGTGCGTCTTGCCGCGCTCATGGGCCTTCGCTTAGTATGGGTTTTCACGCATGATTCCATCGGCGTGGGAGAAGACGGTCCCACGCATCAGCCTGTGGAGCAGATCGCGGCCCTGCGCGCCACGCCCAACCTCCTGCTCTGGCGGCCCTGCGACAGCGTTGAAACGGTCGCCGCCTGGAAGTGCGCTCTGGCAAGCCGCCATACTCCTGTCTGCCTTTCGCTTTCGCGCCAGAAACTGCAGTTTATGCCGCGTGACGCGGCGCAGCTTGCCGTTGTCGCGAAAGGCGGTTACGTGCTGCATGACTGTGAAGGCGCGCCGGAGATCATTTTGCTGGCGACAGGCTCGGAAGTCGCCCTTGCCGTGGAGACGGCCGAACGTCTTGCCGCCCCGGAGGAAGGGAGCCGACGGGCTCGCGTGGTTTCCCTGCCCTGCGCCGAAATTTTTGACGCGCAGGATGACGGCTACAAAGAAAGCGTGCTGCCGGACGCCTGCCGCGCGCGCATTGCCGTGGAAGCCGCGGCGCCGGACTACTGGCGCAAATATGTCGGTCTGGACGGCGCTGTGCTGGGCATGGCAACATTCGGCGCATCCGCTCCCGCGTCGGTTTTGTGTGAACGCTTCGGCTTCACTTCTGATCATCTGCTGAATATGGCCAAGGCTCTTCTCAGCGCCACAGACAAAAAGGTCCATCAATAG
- the rpe gene encoding ribulose-phosphate 3-epimerase has product MILSPSLLSADLSCLVAELSALEDAGVRWLHLDIMDGSFVPNITFGPPLIRAIRPHSRLFFDVHLMIEYPARYLHDFRDAGADMLVLHAEADRNPRRTLAAIRDMGLKSGLAFNPGTDISSLRWLAPDLDMLLLMGVNPGFSGQSFLPEAYDKIRAARALLAATGAQDTPVQVDGGVCPENTAAIMEAGADILVSGSAFFGHKPYDARLAAFMRAAEHLPPRPALDKACGWRREPPASC; this is encoded by the coding sequence ATGATTCTTTCTCCCTCACTGCTTTCCGCCGATCTTTCCTGTCTTGTCGCGGAACTCTCCGCCTTGGAAGACGCGGGCGTGAGATGGCTGCATCTGGACATTATGGACGGCTCTTTTGTGCCGAACATAACTTTCGGCCCTCCTTTGATCAGGGCCATACGACCTCACAGCAGACTTTTTTTCGACGTGCACCTGATGATTGAATATCCCGCCCGGTATCTGCACGACTTCAGGGACGCCGGGGCCGACATGCTGGTGCTGCATGCGGAAGCAGACCGCAACCCTCGACGCACGCTCGCGGCCATTCGCGACATGGGGCTCAAGTCGGGTCTGGCCTTTAACCCCGGCACAGATATTTCCTCCCTGCGCTGGCTTGCTCCTGACCTGGACATGTTGCTTCTGATGGGCGTCAATCCAGGATTTTCTGGGCAGTCCTTTCTTCCGGAAGCATATGACAAAATCCGCGCCGCCCGCGCGCTGCTGGCCGCCACCGGCGCACAGGACACGCCCGTTCAGGTGGACGGCGGCGTGTGCCCTGAAAATACAGCGGCCATTATGGAAGCGGGGGCGGACATACTGGTTTCCGGCTCGGCGTTTTTCGGCCATAAACCCTATGACGCGCGGCTGGCGGCGTTTATGCGCGCTGCGGAGCATCTGCCTCCGCGCCCCGCATTGGACAAGGCCTGCGGCTGGCGTCGTGAACCGCCTGCGTCATGTTAA
- a CDS encoding MerR family transcriptional regulator has protein sequence MSEKIYRIGEAAELLNLKTHVLRFWETEFPQLAPSRTDKGQRLYTEADVTLLRRIQQLLHEQGMTIEGARRLLEGSAVLDENLPARVTAVPDPTFMQMVIREITAVRRLLAGRS, from the coding sequence ATGTCGGAAAAAATATATCGCATCGGCGAAGCGGCGGAACTGCTCAACCTGAAGACGCATGTCCTGCGCTTCTGGGAAACGGAATTTCCGCAGCTTGCCCCTTCGCGTACAGACAAGGGACAACGTCTTTACACCGAAGCGGATGTGACCCTTCTGCGGCGCATACAGCAATTGCTCCATGAACAGGGCATGACAATTGAGGGCGCGCGTCGCCTGCTGGAAGGCAGCGCCGTGCTGGATGAAAATCTGCCCGCACGCGTGACGGCTGTGCCTGACCCGACCTTCATGCAGATGGTGATACGTGAAATTACGGCTGTGCGGCGTTTATTGGCCGGTCGGTCATGA
- the pheT gene encoding phenylalanine--tRNA ligase subunit beta, giving the protein MLLSLAWLCEFTPYEGSAEALGDRLTMLGLELKDILRPYAAISAIIVGEVTACVKHPESDHLHLCKVNAGQEELLDIVCGAPNVAAGQKVPVALVGARLPDGTVIRKAKLRGAPSFGMICSERELGMTEDHSGIMVLPEDALPGARLVDTLDLDTEVLDISITPNRSDCLSVLGLARETANAFHLPVTIQELPVTEDKTRPEALVPIDIEDADLCRLYSGRIIADIRAAPSPARVRRRLHAMGVRPISNIVDVTNYILLECGQPLHAFDLDKLRGGRIAVKTAQNNAKFTTLDGQERVLTDRDLCICDAERIVGLAGVMGGLNTEITQTSRTVFLESAIFKPESIRKTSRRLGLSSEASYRFERGIDQRRTVWALDRACAMMAAFGGGVVRRGLSRAEPKPFAPVAIAFRPEKADALLGVTLNREFCETALTLLGCVVNKGTVWRVTQPSWRPDLTREADLIEEVCRMHGLDAIPPVLPPMRKSLDRAGQSRSDYFFRSRVKHWGAGLGLNEAVNYSFVGHKDLDHLGLPRQGRISIVNPLSAEQDVLRTSLAPSLLQSLRNNLAQGVQGLRLFELAHIFEEHTDADAAPAQGQLPTAARETGMLGILLYGARHDVAWPHAEADMDYADIKGIAEHLLNFLHLPAPGCETVNDHLWLLPCVEMCVAGRSVGCMGRVKPALVDAFHARKGVWLAEFNLDALYAMHDVACVRFAPLPLYPPVRRDITVIAGSGLRVSHVLDHMAKLSLPLLAEAFLADVFEPQEGAERHLTFRLTFRHPGRTLKDAEVDKERGKVAQSLVEALGVRV; this is encoded by the coding sequence ATGTTGCTTTCTCTTGCGTGGCTGTGCGAATTTACGCCTTACGAGGGCAGCGCCGAAGCGCTGGGCGACAGGCTGACAATGCTCGGGCTGGAACTTAAGGATATTCTGCGCCCTTATGCGGCCATCAGCGCCATTATTGTCGGCGAGGTCACGGCATGTGTGAAGCATCCTGAATCAGACCATCTGCATCTGTGCAAAGTCAACGCGGGGCAGGAAGAACTTCTGGATATCGTCTGCGGTGCGCCCAATGTTGCGGCCGGGCAAAAAGTTCCTGTTGCCCTTGTCGGCGCGCGCCTGCCTGACGGCACTGTGATCAGAAAAGCAAAACTGCGCGGCGCGCCTTCCTTCGGCATGATCTGTTCCGAGCGCGAGCTGGGCATGACGGAGGATCACAGCGGCATTATGGTGCTGCCCGAAGACGCGCTCCCCGGCGCGCGGCTTGTGGACACGCTTGATCTGGACACCGAGGTGCTCGACATTTCCATCACGCCCAACCGTTCGGATTGTCTTTCCGTGCTGGGCCTTGCGCGGGAAACGGCAAATGCGTTTCACCTGCCCGTGACCATTCAGGAACTGCCCGTCACAGAAGACAAAACTCGGCCGGAAGCCCTTGTGCCCATTGACATAGAGGATGCGGATCTCTGCCGGCTTTATTCCGGCAGGATTATTGCCGATATCAGGGCGGCGCCATCCCCCGCGCGCGTGCGCCGCCGTCTGCACGCCATGGGCGTGCGACCCATTTCAAACATTGTGGATGTGACAAACTATATTCTGCTTGAATGCGGCCAGCCTCTGCACGCTTTTGATCTGGACAAGCTCAGAGGCGGCCGCATTGCTGTCAAGACTGCTCAAAACAACGCGAAATTCACCACACTGGACGGTCAGGAACGCGTGTTGACCGACCGCGACCTCTGCATCTGCGACGCGGAACGCATTGTGGGTCTGGCCGGCGTTATGGGCGGGCTGAATACGGAAATAACTCAGACAAGTCGAACTGTCTTTCTGGAAAGCGCTATCTTCAAGCCGGAGAGCATACGCAAAACTTCACGGCGTCTGGGGCTTTCTTCTGAAGCGTCCTACCGTTTTGAGCGCGGCATTGATCAGCGGCGCACCGTCTGGGCGCTCGACCGGGCCTGCGCCATGATGGCCGCCTTCGGCGGCGGCGTGGTGCGCAGGGGGCTTTCCAGGGCGGAACCCAAACCCTTTGCGCCTGTTGCCATCGCCTTCCGGCCTGAAAAGGCCGACGCCCTGCTTGGCGTGACCTTAAACAGGGAATTTTGCGAAACAGCCCTCACGCTGCTTGGCTGCGTCGTCAATAAAGGAACTGTATGGCGGGTCACTCAGCCCAGCTGGCGACCGGACCTCACCCGTGAGGCGGATTTGATTGAAGAAGTGTGCCGCATGCACGGGCTTGACGCCATCCCCCCTGTTTTGCCGCCGATGCGCAAAAGCCTTGACCGTGCGGGCCAGTCCCGGTCAGACTACTTTTTCCGGTCGCGCGTCAAGCACTGGGGTGCCGGTCTCGGCCTTAACGAAGCCGTCAACTACAGCTTTGTCGGCCATAAGGATCTTGACCATCTCGGGCTGCCGCGGCAGGGCAGAATTTCCATAGTCAATCCGCTTTCAGCGGAACAGGACGTTCTGCGGACATCGCTCGCGCCGAGCTTGCTTCAGTCGCTGCGCAACAATCTGGCCCAGGGCGTCCAGGGCTTGCGCCTTTTTGAACTGGCGCATATTTTTGAAGAACACACGGATGCGGACGCCGCGCCAGCACAGGGGCAGTTGCCCACAGCGGCGCGTGAAACCGGCATGCTCGGCATCCTGCTTTACGGCGCGCGGCACGATGTTGCCTGGCCCCATGCCGAAGCGGACATGGATTATGCCGACATCAAGGGCATAGCGGAACATTTGCTGAACTTTTTACATCTGCCAGCCCCCGGCTGCGAGACGGTCAATGACCACCTCTGGCTGCTTCCCTGCGTGGAAATGTGCGTTGCCGGGCGGTCAGTCGGCTGCATGGGCCGCGTCAAACCGGCTCTGGTGGATGCTTTTCACGCGCGCAAGGGCGTGTGGCTTGCCGAATTCAATCTTGATGCGCTGTACGCCATGCACGACGTGGCCTGTGTGCGATTCGCGCCCCTGCCGCTTTACCCCCCGGTGCGCCGCGACATCACGGTCATAGCCGGGTCGGGCCTGCGCGTGAGCCATGTGCTTGACCATATGGCAAAACTTTCCCTGCCGCTGCTTGCCGAAGCCTTTTTAGCGGACGTGTTCGAGCCGCAGGAGGGCGCGGAGCGCCATTTGACCTTTCGTTTGACCTTCCGCCACCCCGGCCGAACTCTCAAAGACGCGGAAGTGGACAAAGAGAGGGGGAAAGTGGCACAATCACTGGTGGAGGCTCTGGGCGTACGCGTGTAA
- a CDS encoding translation initiation factor IF-2, protein MMQRLLFAAALCLSLTLTTAAPQNSYAASAYSPRHSGLEPPGGPKPLRGLSGNSTSRTTEGGRGYTDAYGNTIDDVKPAEKAPRQRPRPGAYGGYNANETDRPLPNPDKSSPLWTFQ, encoded by the coding sequence ATGATGCAACGCCTGCTGTTTGCCGCGGCACTGTGCCTGAGCCTGACGCTGACGACTGCTGCGCCGCAAAACAGTTATGCGGCGTCCGCGTACAGCCCCCGCCATTCAGGCCTTGAACCCCCAGGCGGACCAAAGCCGTTGCGGGGCCTGTCGGGCAACTCCACGTCGCGTACGACGGAAGGCGGCAGGGGCTATACCGACGCCTACGGCAACACGATTGACGACGTAAAACCGGCTGAGAAAGCCCCGCGTCAGCGTCCGCGCCCCGGCGCGTACGGCGGTTACAATGCAAATGAGACAGACAGGCCGCTGCCGAACCCGGACAAAAGCTCTCCGCTGTGGACGTTTCAATAA
- the pheS gene encoding phenylalanine--tRNA ligase subunit alpha, translating into MDLVTALENLLVELEAGLQKAFSPEDMEVLRVDVLGRKGRLAQIMSRLPSLAPADRPAVGQAANSVKERCNAFFKARRSALLLQSEAAALQRFDPSLPARAPWRGSLHPTTLVTEEVCGIFTEMGFEVASGPEVENDYYNFEALNMPPDHPARDMQDTLYISDKVLLRTHTSPVQVRSMLTRTPPLAVIVPGKVYRRDSDLTHTPMFHQIEGLMVGESVTMAHLRGTLTAFVRGVFGAGTEVRFRPSFFPFTEPSAEVDISCCMCGGRGGHKDEPCRVCNGTGWVEILGCGMIDPEVFAAVKYSDAVSGFAFGLGVERVAMLKYGIGDLRMFFENDARFLRQFA; encoded by the coding sequence ATGGATCTCGTAACAGCACTGGAAAATCTGCTCGTCGAACTGGAAGCGGGCCTTCAAAAAGCCTTTTCGCCGGAAGATATGGAGGTGCTTCGGGTGGATGTGCTGGGCCGCAAGGGACGCCTTGCGCAGATCATGTCCCGCCTGCCCTCTCTTGCTCCCGCAGACAGACCCGCCGTCGGTCAGGCTGCCAACAGCGTCAAGGAGCGCTGCAACGCGTTTTTTAAAGCGCGCAGGAGCGCGCTTTTGCTCCAGAGCGAAGCCGCCGCCCTGCAGCGTTTTGATCCTTCCCTGCCGGCGCGCGCGCCGTGGCGCGGCTCACTGCATCCCACCACCCTGGTGACAGAGGAAGTATGCGGTATTTTTACCGAGATGGGTTTTGAGGTGGCTTCCGGACCGGAAGTGGAAAACGACTACTACAACTTTGAAGCCCTGAATATGCCGCCCGACCACCCGGCAAGGGACATGCAGGACACGCTTTATATTTCGGACAAGGTGCTGCTGCGCACGCACACCTCGCCCGTGCAGGTTCGCTCCATGCTTACCCGCACGCCGCCGCTTGCCGTTATTGTGCCGGGCAAGGTGTACCGGCGCGATTCTGATTTGACCCATACCCCCATGTTTCACCAGATTGAGGGCCTGATGGTGGGCGAAAGCGTCACCATGGCGCATTTGCGCGGCACGCTGACGGCCTTTGTGCGCGGCGTGTTCGGAGCGGGCACTGAGGTGCGCTTCCGTCCGAGTTTTTTCCCCTTTACCGAACCCTCGGCAGAGGTGGATATTTCCTGCTGCATGTGCGGCGGCAGGGGCGGTCACAAAGACGAACCCTGCCGCGTCTGCAACGGTACGGGATGGGTGGAGATACTGGGCTGCGGCATGATTGATCCGGAGGTTTTTGCCGCAGTGAAGTATTCTGACGCAGTGAGCGGCTTTGCCTTCGGGCTGGGTGTGGAGCGCGTGGCCATGCTCAAGTACGGCATCGGCGACCTGCGCATGTTTTTTGAAAACGACGCACGTTTTTTACGACAATTTGCCTGA